Proteins encoded by one window of Candidatus Omnitrophota bacterium:
- the gyrB gene encoding DNA topoisomerase (ATP-hydrolyzing) subunit B, whose translation MKTEEKKEKTPKVKTAKYTAENIQVLEGLEAVRMRPAMYIGDTFSRGLHHLVYEAVDNSIDEALAGHCSSIEVTVHQNESISVVDNGRGIPVDIHKTEKKPAVEVVLTTLHSGGKFDKDSYKVSGGLHGVGISCVNALSEWFEVEVKREGAIYHMRFERGKTVSKLTTIGKTKTTGTKVTFKPDRTIFKEVYSFSYDILAKRMRELAFLNKGISIKLIDQRAGKAKENEFLFKGGIVSFVEHLSQNKTPLHNKVFYFEKEKDNTGVEVAMQYNDSYNETVFSYANSINTVEGGTHLSGFRSALTRAINNYAKAKKLLKDDIGISGDDTREGLVAVISIKLPSPQFEGQTKTKLGNSEVDGLVASLTLEALTGFFEENPSVANKIIDKVIVAARAREAARKARELTRRKGALDSGGLPGKLADCSEKDPSLCEVYLVEGDSAGGSAKQGRNRAFQAILPLKGKILNVEKSRLDKILSNEEIRTIITALGAGVGEEFNVEKLRYHKIILMCDADVDGSHIRTLILTLLYRQMPQLIEGGYVYIAQPPLYKVSRGKREEYIQTEKEMNDLILDLGTEGMRLTKIEDKKTYTPAQLKDILQALVELESIVERLKRRGVDFTAFAVKYNAKTKKMPRYLVKSAGAEQYVYDDKELAEITKDDEETQYVEIFESEETEEIQARLDKFDLFLQDYERKNEEQVLLAKDKKEKVKVKDILKPLLIVEDEKAKTELMSIADLMEFVRAAAKKGMHIQRYKGLGEMNPQQLWETTMDPERRTLLKVALEDAVEVDKTFAMLMGDEVEPRRAFIESYAHEVKNLDI comes from the coding sequence ATGAAGACCGAAGAAAAAAAAGAAAAGACCCCTAAGGTCAAAACGGCAAAATACACGGCCGAGAACATCCAGGTCCTCGAGGGCCTGGAGGCGGTGCGGATGCGTCCGGCCATGTATATCGGGGACACGTTCAGCCGCGGACTGCACCATTTGGTCTATGAGGCCGTGGACAATTCCATCGACGAGGCCCTGGCCGGCCACTGCAGCAGCATTGAGGTCACCGTCCACCAGAACGAGAGCATCTCCGTCGTGGACAACGGCCGCGGCATTCCGGTGGACATCCATAAGACCGAGAAAAAACCCGCGGTGGAGGTGGTGTTGACCACCCTGCACTCCGGCGGAAAATTTGACAAGGACTCGTATAAGGTTTCCGGAGGCCTGCACGGGGTCGGCATCAGCTGCGTGAACGCGCTCTCCGAATGGTTTGAGGTCGAGGTCAAGCGTGAGGGGGCCATTTATCACATGCGCTTTGAACGCGGCAAGACCGTGTCCAAACTGACCACCATCGGCAAAACCAAGACCACGGGGACCAAGGTCACGTTCAAACCGGACAGGACGATCTTCAAGGAGGTTTATTCTTTCTCTTATGACATCCTGGCCAAGCGCATGAGGGAGCTGGCATTTTTGAACAAAGGCATTTCGATCAAACTGATCGACCAGCGCGCCGGCAAGGCCAAGGAAAACGAATTTCTTTTTAAAGGCGGCATTGTTTCGTTCGTGGAACACCTTTCGCAGAACAAGACGCCCCTGCACAATAAGGTGTTTTATTTTGAAAAGGAAAAAGACAATACCGGCGTTGAAGTGGCCATGCAATACAACGACAGTTATAACGAGACGGTGTTCTCCTACGCCAACAGCATCAATACCGTCGAGGGGGGCACGCACCTTTCGGGGTTCCGTTCAGCGCTGACGCGCGCCATCAACAATTATGCCAAGGCCAAGAAACTGCTCAAGGACGACATCGGCATTTCCGGCGACGACACCCGTGAAGGCCTGGTGGCGGTCATTTCCATCAAGCTCCCGTCCCCGCAATTCGAGGGCCAGACCAAAACGAAATTGGGCAATTCCGAGGTGGACGGCCTGGTGGCGTCCCTGACGCTGGAGGCGCTCACGGGATTCTTTGAGGAAAACCCGTCGGTGGCCAACAAGATCATTGACAAGGTCATTGTCGCGGCCCGCGCCCGCGAAGCCGCGCGCAAGGCGCGCGAACTGACCCGCCGCAAGGGCGCTTTGGACAGCGGAGGACTGCCCGGCAAGCTCGCGGACTGCTCCGAGAAAGACCCGTCGCTTTGTGAAGTTTATCTGGTGGAGGGCGATTCCGCCGGCGGCTCCGCCAAACAGGGCCGCAACCGCGCGTTCCAGGCCATCCTGCCGCTCAAAGGAAAGATCCTCAACGTTGAAAAATCGCGGCTGGACAAGATCCTGTCCAACGAAGAGATCCGCACCATCATCACCGCCCTGGGGGCCGGGGTCGGCGAGGAATTCAACGTGGAAAAATTGCGTTATCACAAGATCATTTTGATGTGCGACGCCGATGTTGACGGGTCGCATATCCGCACGCTCATCCTGACGCTGTTGTACCGCCAGATGCCCCAGCTCATTGAGGGCGGCTACGTTTACATCGCCCAGCCGCCCCTTTACAAGGTCAGCCGGGGCAAACGGGAAGAATACATCCAGACCGAAAAGGAAATGAATGACCTGATCCTGGACCTGGGCACCGAGGGCATGCGGCTGACCAAGATCGAGGACAAAAAGACCTACACGCCCGCGCAGTTAAAGGACATCCTGCAAGCGCTGGTTGAATTGGAGTCCATCGTCGAGCGCCTGAAGAGGCGCGGGGTTGATTTTACCGCGTTCGCCGTAAAATACAACGCCAAGACCAAGAAAATGCCCCGGTATCTGGTCAAATCCGCCGGCGCAGAGCAGTATGTTTATGATGACAAAGAATTGGCCGAGATCACCAAGGACGACGAAGAGACCCAGTATGTCGAGATCTTTGAGTCCGAAGAGACCGAAGAGATCCAGGCCCGGCTGGACAAGTTTGACCTGTTTTTGCAGGATTATGAGCGCAAAAACGAAGAGCAGGTGCTGTTGGCCAAGGACAAGAAAGAAAAGGTCAAGGTCAAGGACATTTTAAAGCCCTTGTTGATCGTTGAGGACGAGAAGGCCAAAACAGAGCTCATGTCCATCGCGGACCTGATGGAGTTCGTGCGCGCGGCCGCCAAAAAAGGCATGCACATCCAGCGCTATAAGGGTCTGGGGGAAATGAATCCGCAGCAATTGTGGGAGACGACCATGGACCCCGAGCGGCGCACGTTATTGAAGGTTGCCCTCGAGGATGCCGTGGAGGTGGACAAGACCTTCGCGATGCTCATGGGGGATGAAGTCGAGCCAAGGCGTGCGTTCATCGAGAGCTACGCCCACGAGGTGAAGAATTTAGATATTTAA
- the dnaN gene encoding DNA polymerase III subunit beta — MKIKVNKEELLAGIGVVGNIVSQKTTLPILSNMLLEVQDDILKMNTTDLDIGISCELPVHILEQGAITVPAKKFSDIIRELPSGEVVIYTRKNNQIEIEGVNCQFKLNGLAKDEFPKFPEFKEKDTVLIKQSDLKEMIRLTSFAVSYEESRYVLNGILLEVSGDTARMVATDGRRLAKIEKKLVAPYGKDINIILPIKAVGEINRNLKDSGNCSITVGTNQVLFNIDGVLIATRIIEGEFPNYKQVVPKEIAAKVKVKTQDLLAAIRRANLLSTRDFQAIKFELFKEKLVISKSTPDVGESREEVAVEYGHNEIMAGFNPQFFIDVLKNIADERIEMEFLGPDKPCVIRLRDYLYLALPMRL; from the coding sequence ATGAAAATCAAGGTGAATAAGGAAGAACTGCTGGCCGGTATCGGGGTGGTGGGTAATATTGTTTCTCAAAAAACAACCCTTCCTATATTATCCAACATGCTTTTAGAGGTCCAGGACGATATTTTAAAGATGAACACAACAGATCTGGATATCGGGATTTCCTGTGAATTGCCTGTCCACATCCTTGAACAAGGGGCGATCACGGTCCCGGCCAAGAAATTCAGCGATATTATCCGTGAGTTACCCAGTGGGGAAGTTGTGATCTACACCCGCAAGAACAACCAGATCGAAATTGAAGGGGTCAACTGCCAGTTTAAACTCAACGGATTGGCTAAAGACGAATTCCCAAAATTCCCTGAATTTAAGGAAAAGGATACGGTCCTGATCAAACAAAGCGATCTGAAAGAAATGATACGGCTGACGTCATTCGCTGTTTCTTATGAAGAATCCAGGTATGTGCTCAACGGTATTTTATTGGAGGTCTCCGGGGACACGGCGCGCATGGTGGCGACCGACGGGCGGCGTTTGGCGAAGATCGAAAAGAAACTCGTGGCGCCGTACGGCAAAGACATTAATATCATTCTACCGATCAAAGCGGTCGGAGAGATCAACCGCAACTTGAAAGATAGCGGGAATTGTTCGATTACGGTCGGTACAAACCAGGTCCTTTTTAATATCGACGGCGTTTTGATCGCCACCCGCATCATTGAAGGGGAATTCCCCAACTATAAGCAGGTCGTTCCCAAAGAGATCGCCGCGAAAGTCAAGGTCAAGACACAGGACCTTTTGGCCGCCATCCGGCGGGCCAACCTTTTATCCACCCGGGATTTTCAGGCCATCAAATTTGAGTTGTTCAAGGAAAAGCTTGTGATCTCCAAATCCACGCCGGACGTCGGGGAAAGCCGCGAAGAAGTGGCGGTGGAATACGGGCACAATGAGATCATGGCCGGGTTCAACCCTCAGTTTTTCATTGACGTCCTTAAAAACATCGCCGACGAGCGCATTGAAATGGAATTTTTGGGGCCGGACAAGCCGTGTGTGATACGCCTGCGGGATTATTTGTATCTGGCTTTGCCGATGCGGCTATAA
- the dnaA gene encoding chromosomal replication initiator protein DnaA: MTLLDIWNKAQADIKTAVGETSYDTWLANLKALEKAPGTLVLQAPDEFFKGWIVEHYAGVIERSLKGEGRAIAVEFEVNPGLLNKPTQEKLGSFERNFQRDGQSSNLNPRLVFDHFVVGPSNRFAFAAAQAVAESPAKAYNPFFIYGPVGLGKTHLMQAITHQVQKLHPSLKICYLSSEQFTNELINAIRHRNTESFRQKYRNIDVLLIDDIHFIAGKESTQEEFFHTFNTLHDHRKQIVICSDRPPKEIANLEERLVSRFAWGLITDIQPPDFETRVAILRKKLDLESVQVPDEVVLFIAQEIKTNIRELEGALIRVVAYALLEEKPIILSTAKQVLKDMVKETIKTISVEMVQKEVASFFNIAVQDLKTKKRHKSIIIPRQIAMYLARKLTTHSLPEIGGAFGGKDHTTILHAFKKIENDLTTNAETKKIVERLSLVLLE, from the coding sequence ATGACCCTCCTCGACATTTGGAACAAGGCCCAGGCGGACATTAAAACCGCCGTCGGCGAAACCTCCTACGATACCTGGCTGGCCAACCTCAAGGCCCTTGAAAAAGCGCCCGGCACGCTCGTGCTGCAAGCGCCGGACGAATTTTTCAAAGGATGGATCGTTGAACATTACGCCGGGGTCATTGAACGCTCCCTCAAAGGAGAGGGAAGGGCCATTGCCGTTGAATTTGAGGTCAATCCCGGGCTCCTGAACAAGCCCACCCAGGAAAAATTGGGAAGCTTTGAACGCAATTTCCAGAGGGACGGCCAGAGCTCAAACCTCAACCCCCGGCTTGTCTTTGACCATTTTGTCGTAGGCCCCTCCAACCGTTTTGCCTTCGCGGCGGCCCAGGCCGTCGCCGAATCGCCGGCCAAGGCCTATAATCCGTTTTTCATCTACGGGCCCGTGGGTTTGGGCAAGACCCATTTGATGCAGGCCATCACGCACCAGGTGCAAAAGCTCCACCCATCGCTTAAGATCTGCTATTTGTCGTCCGAGCAATTCACCAATGAGCTCATCAATGCCATCCGCCACCGCAACACGGAAAGTTTCCGGCAAAAATACCGCAACATTGACGTGCTTTTGATCGATGACATCCATTTCATCGCCGGCAAGGAAAGCACGCAGGAGGAATTCTTTCACACGTTCAACACCCTGCACGACCATCGCAAGCAGATCGTCATTTGCTCGGACAGGCCGCCCAAGGAGATCGCCAATCTCGAGGAGCGCCTGGTGTCGCGTTTCGCGTGGGGACTGATCACCGACATCCAGCCGCCGGATTTTGAAACGCGGGTCGCTATTTTAAGGAAAAAGCTGGACCTGGAGTCCGTCCAGGTCCCCGACGAAGTTGTGCTGTTCATTGCCCAGGAGATCAAAACCAATATCCGGGAACTGGAGGGGGCTCTGATCCGTGTTGTGGCCTACGCGCTTTTGGAAGAAAAACCCATCATCTTAAGCACGGCCAAGCAGGTGCTCAAAGATATGGTCAAAGAAACCATCAAAACCATCAGTGTGGAAATGGTGCAAAAAGAGGTGGCCTCGTTTTTTAACATCGCCGTGCAGGACCTGAAAACCAAAAAACGGCACAAGAGCATCATCATCCCGCGGCAGATCGCCATGTACCTGGCGCGCAAACTGACAACGCATTCGCTTCCTGAGATCGGGGGCGCTTTTGGCGGCAAAGACCACACCACGATCCTGCACGCGTTCAAAAAGATCGAAAACGACCTGACAACGAACGCGGAAACCAAAAAGATCGTTGAGCGATTAAGTTTGGTATTATTAGAGTAG
- the rpmH gene encoding 50S ribosomal protein L34 — MKKHLKTPTNIVGKKRHGFRKRMATSDGRNVLKRRRAKGRNKLIP, encoded by the coding sequence ATGAAAAAACATTTAAAGACCCCGACCAACATTGTCGGGAAAAAAAGACACGGATTCCGCAAACGCATGGCCACCTCCGACGGGCGTAACGTCCTCAAGCGCCGCCGCGCCAAGGGCCGCAACAAGCTGATCCCCTAG
- the yidD gene encoding membrane protein insertion efficiency factor YidD, giving the protein MVAQGLIFIIQAYRFFSRFWVPAFGGACRFCPSCSCYGEEAIRKHGAFKGSLQALGRILRCSPLSTGGYDPV; this is encoded by the coding sequence ATGGTTGCCCAGGGCCTTATTTTTATCATTCAAGCGTACCGGTTCTTCAGCCGTTTTTGGGTCCCCGCCTTCGGCGGGGCATGCCGTTTTTGTCCCTCATGTTCCTGCTATGGCGAAGAAGCCATCCGCAAACACGGGGCCTTTAAAGGAAGCCTTCAGGCGCTCGGACGTATTTTACGCTGCTCCCCTCTTTCTACGGGCGGCTATGATCCTGTGTAG
- a CDS encoding YidC/Oxa1 family insertase periplasmic-domain containing protein, which produces MPLTDLVAVKGFSSLAFAESGRSKDGIAYELTTNNVRISKTFKKLDDHTFLAFIEISNLNKISNLENIAFNAFTIDASIIAHDNRETMLDEYSVLSASKAFRKSSAFQFNAKEDKNVSGMVKWAGFRDHYSAVLVRPEFETKGYEIKAVSKDRLDMVLVPKVSFLAPGAKASYTFTIFAGPQDIVLMKKYNKDFEKIVAFFNLGAMDAVAKGVYWSGVFIQKIVKSWGMTIILISVLFYGLTYPLTLKSMMSMRKMQAAQPKINALREKYKSDPKKLNAEVIEIYRREKINPLGGCLPMLLQMPVFMAMYQVLWRAYYFQGKGFLWIKDLSQPDRLFILPFQLPFLGNELNILPILMGGVMFVQQKLSAKSMVATDQTQAMQQKMMTVFFPVFIGFIFYKFASGLSLYFTMFYLFSAITQWKMTKVKV; this is translated from the coding sequence ATGCCCCTGACTGATCTTGTTGCGGTCAAGGGCTTCTCCTCCCTGGCCTTTGCTGAATCCGGACGCAGTAAAGACGGGATCGCCTATGAACTCACAACCAACAACGTCCGTATTTCAAAAACGTTTAAGAAGCTTGATGACCATACGTTTTTGGCCTTTATTGAAATTTCCAATCTGAATAAAATCTCCAATCTGGAAAACATCGCTTTCAATGCCTTCACGATTGACGCGTCCATCATTGCTCATGATAATCGGGAAACCATGCTGGACGAATATTCTGTGTTGTCCGCCAGCAAAGCGTTCCGCAAATCCAGCGCGTTTCAATTTAATGCCAAAGAGGATAAAAACGTATCCGGCATGGTGAAATGGGCGGGATTTCGTGATCACTATTCTGCCGTATTGGTCAGACCGGAATTTGAAACAAAAGGATATGAAATTAAAGCGGTTAGCAAGGACCGTCTTGATATGGTTCTTGTGCCGAAGGTCTCCTTTCTGGCCCCCGGAGCAAAGGCCTCCTACACATTCACAATATTCGCCGGCCCCCAGGATATTGTCTTGATGAAAAAGTACAACAAAGATTTTGAGAAGATCGTGGCTTTCTTTAATCTTGGGGCCATGGATGCCGTTGCCAAGGGGGTATACTGGTCAGGCGTCTTTATTCAAAAGATCGTCAAGAGCTGGGGCATGACCATTATTCTGATCAGCGTCCTTTTTTACGGCCTGACCTATCCGCTGACCCTTAAAAGCATGATGTCCATGCGCAAGATGCAGGCGGCCCAGCCGAAGATCAATGCCCTGAGAGAGAAATATAAGAGCGACCCGAAGAAACTAAACGCGGAAGTCATAGAGATTTACCGTCGAGAAAAGATCAATCCGCTGGGCGGATGCCTGCCGATGCTGCTGCAGATGCCGGTCTTCATGGCCATGTATCAGGTGCTGTGGCGGGCGTATTATTTTCAAGGCAAGGGGTTTTTGTGGATCAAAGACCTTTCCCAGCCGGACCGCCTCTTTATTCTTCCTTTTCAATTGCCATTTTTGGGTAATGAGCTTAATATATTACCCATATTGATGGGCGGCGTGATGTTCGTTCAGCAGAAATTATCCGCCAAGAGCATGGTGGCCACCGATCAAACACAGGCCATGCAGCAAAAGATGATGACGGTGTTTTTCCCGGTCTTTATCGGGTTTATATTCTATAAATTCGCCAGCGGGCTGTCTTTATACTTTACGATGTTCTATCTCTTTTCCGCCATAACCCAGTGGAAAATGACCAAGGTTAAGGTGTAA
- a CDS encoding Jag N-terminal domain-containing protein, which yields MVINGNAKEFEGTTVEEAIQKAVAELHVPKEKMDVKVVCEEEKGLFGMRGAKLAKIKVALKK from the coding sequence ATGGTTATCAATGGCAATGCCAAAGAATTTGAGGGAACTACGGTAGAAGAAGCCATCCAGAAAGCTGTGGCCGAATTGCATGTCCCTAAGGAAAAAATGGACGTTAAGGTGGTTTGTGAGGAAGAAAAGGGTCTTTTTGGAATGCGTGGGGCAAAATTAGCTAAGATCAAGGTTGCTCTGAAGAAATAG
- a CDS encoding AAA family ATPase → MAKTIAICNQKGGTGKTTTSVNLSAALAVLGKRILLVDMDPQGNTTSGSGVNKNDIKASIYDVLLHKAGIKDIVQKTKFSNLDIAPCNINLTGAEIELVGALSRETRLKKALDSVRSDYDFIFIDSPPSLGLLTLNALVAADSILIPIQCEFYALEGVSQLLNTIGLIKDGLNADLAVEGVLMTMADFRTNLTNEVINEVKNYFKDKVYKTIIPRNVRLSEAPSFGKPINYYDETSVGAVKYKELAQEFLSWNNI, encoded by the coding sequence ATGGCTAAAACCATAGCGATCTGCAATCAAAAGGGCGGCACGGGCAAGACCACAACATCGGTTAACCTTTCGGCCGCCCTTGCTGTTTTGGGCAAGAGGATCCTTTTGGTGGATATGGACCCCCAGGGCAACACCACGAGCGGGTCCGGGGTCAATAAGAATGACATCAAGGCCTCTATTTATGATGTTCTACTCCACAAAGCCGGCATTAAGGACATTGTTCAGAAGACCAAATTTTCCAATCTGGATATTGCCCCCTGTAATATCAACTTAACCGGCGCGGAGATTGAATTGGTTGGCGCCCTCTCCAGGGAAACCAGGCTGAAAAAAGCCCTGGACAGCGTAAGATCCGATTACGACTTCATTTTTATTGATTCTCCGCCATCTTTGGGGCTTTTGACCCTTAATGCCTTGGTGGCCGCGGACTCGATCCTGATCCCTATTCAATGTGAATTCTATGCCCTTGAAGGGGTTTCCCAGCTCCTGAATACGATCGGCCTGATCAAGGACGGGCTTAATGCCGATCTGGCTGTGGAGGGGGTTTTGATGACCATGGCGGATTTCCGCACGAACTTGACCAACGAGGTCATTAATGAGGTCAAAAATTATTTTAAGGACAAGGTCTACAAAACCATTATCCCGCGCAATGTCCGTTTAAGCGAGGCACCCAGCTTTGGCAAGCCGATCAACTATTATGACGAGACATCGGTCGGAGCGGTAAAATATAAAGAATTAGCGCAAGAATTTTTGTCATGGAATAATATATAA
- a CDS encoding ParB/RepB/Spo0J family partition protein yields the protein MENKALGKGLAALIPQKKEMSSLEDSGGEGVLYLKTSIIKDNRLQPRQNYDEGKLAELIASIKEKGLLQPILVRKAGSGYEVIAGERRLRAARKLNFDQVPVIVKNVTDREALVLALVENIQREELNPIEEAQGFKRLVDEFQFTQETVAGSIGKDRSTVTNLLRLLRLPLEIQEQVAAGKISVGHARALLSIEDPRTQKALAQKIIAKNLSVRQTEALVKSHGAPASGKKKAGRSKDRDIQILEEEMSRILGTRVMVEDRKNKGRVVIEYYSLDDLDRILGVLRK from the coding sequence ATGGAAAATAAAGCGTTGGGTAAAGGGTTAGCCGCTCTTATCCCGCAGAAGAAAGAAATGTCCAGTCTGGAAGATTCAGGCGGAGAAGGGGTGTTATATCTTAAAACCTCCATTATTAAAGACAATCGCTTACAGCCACGGCAGAACTATGATGAAGGTAAACTGGCAGAGCTGATCGCTTCTATTAAGGAAAAAGGACTGCTTCAGCCCATCCTGGTCCGCAAAGCGGGTTCCGGGTATGAAGTGATCGCGGGTGAGCGGCGGTTAAGGGCGGCACGCAAACTCAATTTTGACCAGGTCCCGGTCATCGTTAAAAACGTCACCGATCGCGAAGCCCTGGTCCTGGCCCTGGTGGAGAACATCCAGCGCGAGGAGCTGAATCCCATTGAGGAAGCGCAGGGGTTCAAGCGTTTGGTGGACGAATTCCAGTTCACCCAGGAAACCGTGGCCGGGTCCATCGGCAAAGACCGCAGCACGGTGACCAACCTGCTGCGTTTGCTGCGCCTGCCTTTGGAGATCCAGGAACAGGTCGCGGCCGGCAAGATCTCCGTCGGACATGCCCGCGCGCTGTTGAGCATTGAAGACCCGAGGACCCAGAAGGCATTGGCCCAAAAAATTATTGCTAAAAATCTTTCCGTGCGCCAGACCGAGGCCCTGGTCAAATCTCATGGCGCGCCAGCGTCGGGAAAGAAGAAAGCGGGCCGGTCCAAAGACCGCGACATCCAGATCCTTGAGGAGGAAATGAGCCGCATTTTGGGGACCAGGGTCATGGTCGAGGACCGCAAGAACAAGGGCAGGGTGGTTATCGAATATTATTCCCTCGACGACCTGGACCGTATTTTGGGGGTTCTTCGTAAATAA
- a CDS encoding YicC/YloC family endoribonuclease encodes MITGMTGFGASEAAAGKVKASVEVKTVNHRYLDVAFYLPSGFSSFEEKIHKMVAKGIRRGRVTVTVKITDKPHMIIRLNHDAVTRYRGFARQIAREFKVSDGLSAADILRLPGVVETKEMFVEAHTLWPAVEKGLAKAVAGVVAMRRREGKALCADISGQLKRMLKQIVLIKARSNALLKEKKKTSSREEFTSYQKSNDINEELARLTHYIDEARVLLRQSEGAGKKMDFIAQEMQRETNTIGSKVQDKDVAGAVIALKSKVEKIREQANNVE; translated from the coding sequence ATGATCACAGGCATGACAGGTTTTGGGGCAAGCGAAGCGGCGGCGGGCAAGGTGAAGGCCTCCGTCGAGGTCAAGACCGTCAATCACCGGTATCTGGACGTGGCGTTTTATTTGCCGTCGGGATTTTCGTCGTTCGAGGAGAAGATCCACAAGATGGTGGCCAAGGGCATCCGCCGGGGGCGGGTGACCGTGACGGTCAAGATCACCGACAAGCCGCACATGATCATCCGGCTGAACCACGACGCGGTGACCCGCTACCGCGGTTTCGCCCGCCAGATCGCCAGGGAATTCAAGGTCAGCGACGGGCTGTCGGCCGCGGACATCCTGCGCCTGCCCGGGGTGGTGGAGACCAAGGAGATGTTCGTCGAGGCCCACACGCTTTGGCCGGCCGTTGAGAAGGGGCTTGCCAAAGCCGTGGCCGGGGTGGTGGCCATGCGCCGCCGCGAAGGCAAGGCCCTGTGCGCGGACATCAGCGGCCAACTCAAACGCATGCTCAAGCAGATCGTATTGATCAAGGCGCGCTCGAACGCGCTTTTAAAAGAAAAGAAAAAGACCTCAAGCCGGGAAGAATTCACCTCTTATCAAAAGAGCAATGACATCAACGAAGAACTGGCCCGGCTGACCCACTACATCGACGAGGCCAGGGTCCTTTTAAGGCAAAGCGAGGGTGCCGGCAAGAAGATGGATTTTATTGCCCAGGAAATGCAAAGGGAAACCAACACCATCGGCTCGAAAGTGCAGGACAAGGACGTCGCGGGGGCGGTGATCGCCCTGAAGAGCAAGGTGGAAAAGATCCGCGAGCAAGCTAATAATGTCGAATAA
- the gmk gene encoding guanylate kinase encodes MSNNRARRSKVEGRRQGRIVIISGPSGSGKTTLHNRLLDSPRLKGALVKSISATTRSRRPGEKHGRDYLFLTPALFQHKIRRGHFLEWQKVFGNYYGTPRRQVRTLLNKGAHVLLCIDVKGAAVVRKEFPDALNIFIKTPSMKALRDRLTKRASENRATLDVRLKVAGRELKEARHYDHVVVNGRLDRAVRQLERIVRGELCGH; translated from the coding sequence ATGTCGAATAACAGAGCTCGAAGGTCGAAGGTCGAAGGTCGAAGGCAAGGAAGAATTGTTATTATATCCGGTCCGTCGGGTTCAGGAAAAACCACGCTCCATAACCGCCTGCTGGACAGCCCCCGCCTGAAAGGCGCCTTGGTCAAGTCCATTTCCGCGACCACAAGGTCCCGTCGTCCCGGCGAGAAACACGGCCGCGATTATCTGTTTTTAACCCCAGCTCTGTTCCAGCATAAAATACGCCGGGGACACTTTTTGGAGTGGCAGAAGGTTTTCGGCAATTATTACGGGACGCCCAGACGCCAGGTGCGGACGCTTTTGAACAAGGGGGCGCACGTGCTTTTGTGCATTGACGTCAAAGGCGCGGCCGTGGTGCGAAAAGAATTTCCCGACGCGCTCAATATTTTTATCAAGACCCCGTCGATGAAAGCGCTGCGTGATCGGCTGACCAAGCGCGCTTCCGAAAACCGTGCGACCCTGGATGTTCGTCTCAAGGTGGCCGGACGGGAACTCAAAGAAGCCAGGCATTATGATCATGTGGTGGTCAATGGACGATTGGACCGTGCGGTCCGTCAATTGGAGCGCATTGTCCGCGGCGAGCTTTGCGGGCATTGA
- the rpoZ gene encoding DNA-directed RNA polymerase subunit omega produces MAYQPLEELLPRAKWGVYRLVRLASKRALELSETGAALIKTSSNQKLATIALEEILAGKVMDKESAEEMEKAAKSKKRF; encoded by the coding sequence ATGGCGTATCAACCGTTGGAAGAATTGTTGCCCAGAGCCAAATGGGGGGTTTATCGTTTGGTGCGTCTCGCGTCCAAGCGGGCGCTGGAACTTTCCGAAACAGGCGCGGCCCTGATCAAAACATCCAGCAACCAGAAATTGGCCACCATTGCCCTGGAAGAGATCCTTGCCGGCAAGGTCATGGATAAAGAGTCCGCCGAGGAAATGGAAAAGGCCGCCAAGTCCAAGAAAAGGTTCTGA